Proteins encoded in a region of the Thermodesulfobacteriota bacterium genome:
- a CDS encoding pitrilysin family protein encodes MDNEAVKTKTTANGVTKYELENGLTVILEENHSSPVVAVNVWVKTGSACEKEGEYGLAHVHEHMLFKGTEKRAVGEIARVIEGSGGDINAFTSFDETVYYVVIASRFQDTALDILSDAMQNSTFDPEELDKELEVVIEEIRRGQDSPGRNLSEKLFSTMFLEHPYGRPVIGSMESVRSFTRKGITDFYHKWYSPQNMALVIVGDFDPEAIEPRIEETFGKLKRRDIPECDIAPEPGQKEMRAFVLDKPVQEGYFSLAYHAPNARGEDVPALDVLANILGGGESSRLYREIKEEKGLANSIYAYAFTPKREGIFAVGGTLDPAESKEALSEIIGEVARLKHEPVSDLELSKAKVNIESDAIYTKETMQGQAQKLGYYEVEAGDFRYEDEYLDKVRQVTAEDVMAAANKYLNNTNLTAGFLLPTGQVTITEEEIKSIAGEADGRAAVENVNEEGNTETADGEEVLTEEEFAVHGSGAAPASASATPSPTAGPDTAAESGVKEHVLDNGVRVLIKRNTGVPLFAARAAFLGGIRYEDAKTQGMSNFASRMLTRGTDARSAAQIAQEIESIAGDLEGFSGRNSFGVTVESLSQNFPQAMDLFSDVLLHPSFDRQEVERARREILAEINREGDNLLKTTVNLFLNTLYSEHPYKFNPLGTVDTVTSFNGKNIQAFYKKYATPENLVITIVGDVDEDEALAVVKEKFGGMKKGAESAPVVPAPAAPEKITELVETKPEKAQTHIIMGFLAPSLGDKDTYAFEVLNSVLSGQGGRLFLELRDKKSLAYTVTSFYTPGIEPGFFGVYIGTAPQKEADAVSAIKEQLGLVLEKGITDDELERAQNYLVGSFEIGLQQNSSQAAKITFDELYGLGWDEYKKYPEEIYAVTKEDVLKAARKYIDLDKYTLVIVKPDSNGNGGQG; translated from the coding sequence ATGGATAACGAAGCGGTTAAAACGAAAACGACTGCGAACGGCGTGACGAAATACGAGCTCGAAAACGGGCTTACGGTGATACTCGAAGAGAACCATTCCTCGCCGGTCGTGGCGGTGAACGTGTGGGTGAAGACGGGCAGCGCGTGCGAAAAAGAGGGCGAGTACGGCCTGGCGCACGTGCACGAGCACATGCTCTTCAAGGGCACCGAGAAGAGGGCCGTCGGCGAGATAGCCCGGGTCATAGAGGGCAGCGGCGGCGACATCAACGCGTTCACGTCGTTCGACGAAACGGTCTATTACGTCGTGATAGCGAGCAGGTTCCAGGACACTGCGCTCGACATCCTTTCGGACGCGATGCAGAACTCGACGTTCGACCCGGAGGAGCTCGACAAGGAGCTCGAAGTGGTCATCGAGGAGATAAGGCGAGGGCAGGACAGCCCGGGCAGGAATCTCAGCGAGAAGCTGTTCTCGACCATGTTCCTGGAGCATCCGTACGGGAGGCCGGTGATCGGGAGCATGGAGAGCGTAAGGTCTTTTACGCGTAAGGGCATCACGGATTTTTATCATAAGTGGTATTCGCCCCAGAACATGGCGCTCGTCATAGTCGGCGACTTCGACCCCGAGGCCATAGAGCCCAGGATAGAGGAGACGTTCGGGAAGCTGAAAAGGCGGGACATACCGGAGTGCGACATCGCGCCCGAGCCCGGGCAGAAGGAGATGAGGGCGTTCGTTCTCGACAAGCCCGTACAGGAGGGGTATTTCTCGCTGGCGTATCATGCCCCGAACGCGAGGGGCGAGGACGTTCCGGCGCTCGACGTCCTGGCGAACATACTCGGGGGCGGCGAGAGCTCGCGCCTGTACAGGGAAATAAAGGAAGAAAAGGGGCTCGCGAACAGCATATACGCCTACGCGTTCACCCCGAAGCGTGAGGGCATATTCGCCGTCGGCGGGACGCTCGACCCGGCCGAGTCGAAAGAGGCCCTTTCGGAGATAATAGGCGAGGTAGCGAGGCTGAAGCACGAGCCCGTGAGCGATCTCGAGCTCTCGAAGGCGAAGGTGAACATCGAAAGCGACGCTATATACACGAAGGAAACCATGCAGGGGCAGGCCCAGAAGCTCGGCTATTACGAGGTCGAGGCCGGGGACTTCAGGTACGAGGACGAGTACCTGGACAAGGTGAGGCAGGTGACGGCCGAGGACGTCATGGCTGCCGCGAACAAGTATCTGAACAACACGAATCTGACGGCCGGGTTTCTCTTGCCGACGGGGCAGGTGACGATAACGGAAGAGGAAATAAAATCCATAGCGGGCGAGGCCGACGGCCGGGCCGCGGTCGAAAACGTAAACGAAGAAGGAAACACTGAAACTGCGGACGGAGAGGAAGTGCTCACCGAAGAGGAATTCGCCGTTCACGGGAGCGGCGCGGCTCCGGCTTCGGCTTCGGCGACTCCGTCCCCGACGGCAGGGCCGGATACGGCGGCCGAGTCGGGGGTGAAGGAGCACGTCCTCGACAACGGCGTCAGGGTGCTTATAAAGCGTAACACCGGTGTGCCGCTCTTCGCGGCGCGCGCCGCGTTCCTGGGCGGGATCAGGTACGAGGACGCTAAAACGCAGGGCATGTCGAATTTCGCCTCGCGCATGCTGACGCGCGGCACGGATGCGAGGAGCGCCGCGCAGATAGCGCAGGAGATAGAATCCATTGCGGGCGACCTCGAAGGATTTTCGGGCCGGAACAGCTTCGGCGTCACGGTCGAATCGCTAAGCCAGAATTTCCCGCAGGCGATGGACCTGTTTTCTGACGTCCTGCTCCATCCTTCGTTCGACCGGCAGGAGGTCGAGAGGGCGCGGAGGGAGATACTGGCCGAGATAAACAGGGAAGGGGACAACCTCCTCAAGACGACTGTGAACCTCTTCCTGAATACGCTCTACAGCGAGCACCCGTACAAGTTCAATCCGCTCGGAACCGTGGACACAGTGACATCCTTTAATGGTAAGAACATACAGGCGTTCTATAAAAAATACGCGACCCCGGAGAACCTGGTCATCACGATTGTGGGCGACGTAGACGAGGACGAGGCGCTCGCGGTGGTGAAGGAAAAGTTCGGCGGGATGAAGAAGGGCGCGGAATCCGCGCCCGTGGTTCCGGCCCCCGCCGCTCCGGAGAAGATCACTGAGCTCGTCGAGACGAAGCCCGAGAAGGCGCAGACCCACATCATCATGGGCTTCCTCGCCCCCTCGCTCGGGGACAAGGATACCTATGCATTCGAGGTGCTGAACTCGGTTCTGTCCGGCCAGGGCGGGCGGCTGTTCCTGGAGCTCAGGGACAAGAAGAGCCTCGCTTATACCGTGACGTCCTTCTACACCCCGGGTATAGAGCCCGGGTTCTTCGGCGTCTACATCGGCACGGCTCCGCAGAAGGAAGCAGATGCAGTGAGCGCCATAAAGGAGCAGCTCGGGCTGGTGCTCGAAAAGGGCATCACCGACGACGAGCTGGAGCGCGCGCAGAATTACCTCGTCGGGAGCTTCGAGATAGGGCTCCAGCAGAATTCCTCGCAGGCGGCGAAGATAACGTTCGACGAGCTATACGGGCTCGGATGGGACGAGTACAAGAAATACCCGGAAGAGATTTACGCCGTCACGAAGGAAGACGTCCTTAAGGCGGCGCGTAAATATATAGACCTCGACAAGTACACTCTCGTCATCGTAAAGCCGGACAGTAACGGGAACGGCGGGCAGGGCTGA
- a CDS encoding alcohol dehydrogenase catalytic domain-containing protein translates to MRANVFRSANKHELVEKPIPKAGPGEAVIKVTLTTICGTDIHIVRGEFPVAEGLTIGHEPIGVVHELGEGVTGYTIGQRVAVNAITPCGVCYYCLSADWSQCGGYLGGWKMGNTIDGCQADYVKIPAAMANLAPIPDELSDEDVLLTTDIFSTGLSGAESADIKVGDIVAVFGQGPIGLGATAGAKLKGASLIIGVDAVPSRMKMAKQMGADIVIDFKKSDAVKEIMSITKGRGADVAIEAIGLQATFENAVKSTRVGGTVSTLGVYAAEMANIGIPNKDFGYGIADKNIVSTLCPGGKERMRRLIELVRNERVNLRQLITHRFTLDEIDDAYELFMSQGDGVIKVAITP, encoded by the coding sequence ATGAGAGCCAACGTTTTCAGGAGTGCGAACAAGCATGAGCTCGTGGAAAAGCCGATTCCGAAGGCCGGGCCGGGAGAGGCCGTGATAAAAGTCACGCTCACGACCATCTGCGGCACCGACATTCATATCGTCAGGGGCGAGTTCCCGGTGGCCGAGGGGCTTACTATAGGGCACGAGCCCATAGGCGTGGTGCACGAGCTCGGGGAGGGCGTCACCGGATATACGATCGGCCAGCGCGTGGCCGTGAACGCGATCACCCCGTGCGGCGTTTGTTATTATTGCCTCTCGGCGGACTGGTCGCAGTGCGGCGGTTACCTCGGCGGGTGGAAGATGGGGAACACCATCGACGGCTGTCAGGCCGACTACGTCAAGATACCGGCGGCCATGGCCAACCTCGCCCCGATACCGGACGAGCTCTCAGACGAGGACGTCCTCCTTACGACGGATATATTTTCGACCGGGCTTTCGGGGGCGGAGAGCGCCGACATAAAGGTGGGCGATATAGTCGCCGTATTCGGGCAGGGGCCCATAGGGCTAGGCGCTACAGCGGGCGCGAAGCTTAAGGGGGCGTCGCTTATAATCGGCGTCGACGCCGTCCCGTCGCGTATGAAGATGGCGAAGCAGATGGGCGCCGACATCGTTATCGACTTCAAGAAGTCGGACGCCGTGAAGGAGATAATGAGCATAACGAAGGGCAGGGGAGCGGACGTCGCCATAGAGGCGATAGGCCTCCAGGCGACGTTCGAGAACGCTGTGAAATCGACGCGGGTAGGCGGCACGGTATCGACGCTCGGCGTATACGCGGCCGAGATGGCGAATATAGGCATCCCGAACAAGGACTTCGGGTACGGCATCGCCGACAAGAATATAGTCTCGACCCTGTGCCCGGGCGGGAAGGAGCGCATGCGCCGGCTCATCGAGCTCGTCAGGAACGAGCGCGTGAACCTCCGCCAGCTCATCACGCACCGCTTCACGCTCGACGAGATAGACGACGCGTACGAGCTCTTCATGTCGCAGGGCGACGGGGTGATAAAGGTGGCGATAACGCCGTAG
- a CDS encoding DUF475 domain-containing protein: MLEAVIVIIGLSVFEIISSVDNAVVNAHVLRTMTDRFRRFFLLWGMLIAVFLLRGVLPFLILWIANPDLSFMQLLTLAFSGSSRDIEESLAHSKHYLLMGGGMYLFLVFLAWIFMEEKKYVFPVEPFIHKHSVWFYAVTSLLFTVVIYVSLRFDPFLAFAASVGTTAFFITDGFKKNAEAKEKELLDPAMSGWSKVFYLEVLDASFSIDGVIGAFAFTLSIPLILIGNGIGAFVVREVTVKGIDWISKYAYLKNGAMYSIGILGTIMTLESFGIEAPFWLAPLCTIIILTVFMYLSWREIKLNGGEVEETEGKG; the protein is encoded by the coding sequence ATGCTCGAAGCAGTAATAGTTATTATCGGTCTTTCGGTGTTCGAGATAATCTCGAGCGTCGATAATGCTGTCGTCAACGCGCACGTTTTAAGGACGATGACGGACCGCTTCAGGCGGTTCTTTCTCCTCTGGGGGATGCTCATCGCGGTCTTCCTCCTCCGGGGGGTCCTTCCGTTTCTCATCCTGTGGATAGCCAATCCCGACCTCTCCTTCATGCAGCTACTGACGCTGGCCTTTTCGGGGAGCAGCCGCGACATCGAGGAATCGCTCGCGCATTCGAAGCATTATCTCCTCATGGGCGGCGGGATGTATCTCTTCCTCGTTTTCCTCGCGTGGATATTCATGGAGGAAAAGAAGTACGTGTTCCCCGTCGAGCCCTTCATACACAAGCACTCGGTGTGGTTTTACGCGGTGACGTCGCTCCTGTTTACGGTGGTCATTTACGTGTCGCTCAGGTTCGACCCGTTCCTGGCATTCGCCGCGTCCGTCGGGACCACGGCGTTCTTCATCACGGACGGCTTCAAGAAGAACGCCGAGGCCAAGGAGAAGGAGCTCCTCGACCCTGCGATGAGCGGGTGGAGCAAGGTGTTTTACCTGGAGGTGCTCGACGCGTCCTTTTCGATCGACGGCGTGATAGGGGCGTTCGCGTTCACGCTTTCGATTCCGCTCATTCTCATCGGGAACGGCATAGGGGCGTTCGTCGTCCGGGAGGTCACAGTCAAGGGGATCGACTGGATATCGAAATACGCCTACCTCAAGAACGGGGCAATGTATTCGATAGGCATACTCGGCACGATCATGACGCTCGAAAGCTTCGGCATAGAGGCCCCTTTCTGGCTCGCGCCGCTCTGCACGATAATCATCCTTACGGTGTTCATGTACCTGTCCTGGCGCGAGATAAAGCTCAACGGCGGGGAGGTCGAGGAGACCGAAGGGAAGGGCTGA
- a CDS encoding DUF72 domain-containing protein, protein MPKKSRIHIGTSGWSYDHWVGPFYPDGLSGDEFLGHYAKTFRTVEINNSFYHMPEKKTLRRWARTVPEDFTFSLKASRYITHMKKLKDSRKPVSRLLKTAEALGGKLGPVLFQLPPKWRVNRERLESFLESLPGGHRYAFELRDPSWFDDGVYSILEKHGAAFCIFEIGGLRSPEVVTSGMVYVRLHGPGAAYKGQYSEDALAGWAQRIKKWRRRKKEVFFYFDNDESGYAPEDAKILSGMRKS, encoded by the coding sequence ATGCCGAAGAAAAGCAGGATACACATCGGGACCTCGGGCTGGAGTTACGACCACTGGGTCGGGCCCTTTTACCCGGACGGCCTTTCGGGAGACGAATTCCTCGGGCACTACGCAAAAACCTTCCGCACCGTCGAGATAAACAACTCCTTTTACCACATGCCGGAGAAGAAAACCCTCCGCCGCTGGGCCCGCACCGTTCCGGAGGATTTCACATTCTCCCTCAAGGCGAGCCGCTACATCACCCACATGAAAAAGCTGAAAGACTCGCGAAAGCCCGTATCGAGGCTCCTTAAGACCGCGGAGGCCCTCGGCGGCAAGCTCGGCCCCGTGCTGTTCCAGCTCCCGCCCAAATGGCGCGTCAACCGCGAGAGGCTCGAATCCTTCCTCGAATCCCTCCCCGGCGGCCATCGCTACGCGTTCGAGCTCAGGGACCCGAGCTGGTTCGACGACGGCGTGTACTCCATACTGGAGAAGCACGGCGCCGCGTTCTGCATTTTCGAGATCGGCGGCCTCCGCTCCCCCGAAGTCGTCACGTCCGGCATGGTCTACGTGCGGCTCCACGGGCCGGGCGCCGCCTACAAGGGCCAATATTCGGAGGACGCCCTCGCCGGATGGGCGCAGCGTATAAAGAAATGGCGGAGAAGGAAAAAAGAGGTCTTCTTCTACTTCGACAACGACGAGTCGGGCTACGCGCCCGAAGACGCGAAGATACTCAGCGGAATGCGCAAGAGCTGA